In Kordiimonas pumila, a single genomic region encodes these proteins:
- a CDS encoding helix-turn-helix domain-containing protein yields MENKTAMIANLLKEARLAQGLSIKEVAAEICVRSSYLTAMEEGRFDQLPEQTFAVGFVKSYAGMLGLDVASIVADFKNELGVAPKIERRVVSHVCDDEHTVRRTPSWLAPVTGLLGVSLCWVVFGSGFGFADGSNEMAEQHDIAIEKAHLAAVQANLQDIGVDVDETETPLLYAPVNPSEQVGVLEVAAEPTDSKTALSDEQQAGPVAEAVTVATLQTALETPPYKAAGSLFAPAVYAGDFAGNDVGKPYFALEAQEDSWLRLVAEDGTEIWAGVLRAGETYRPKAKGPLMLSTSNAGGVMLHLDGKHGQLLGDRGAVVTKMQIEQPAQLSTFNQRSSLPEGS; encoded by the coding sequence ATGGAAAACAAAACAGCAATGATTGCGAATCTGTTAAAAGAAGCCAGGTTGGCTCAGGGGCTTTCTATCAAGGAAGTGGCCGCAGAGATTTGCGTGCGCAGTAGTTATTTAACAGCCATGGAAGAAGGCCGGTTTGATCAATTGCCGGAGCAAACCTTTGCTGTTGGTTTTGTGAAATCTTATGCGGGCATGCTGGGCCTTGATGTGGCGTCTATTGTTGCGGATTTTAAAAACGAGCTCGGTGTAGCGCCAAAAATTGAGCGCCGTGTTGTTTCGCATGTGTGCGACGACGAGCACACGGTGCGTAGAACACCGTCTTGGCTTGCGCCGGTTACAGGGCTTTTGGGTGTTTCCCTTTGCTGGGTAGTGTTTGGTTCAGGTTTCGGCTTTGCTGATGGTAGCAATGAAATGGCAGAGCAACATGATATCGCTATTGAGAAAGCACATTTGGCGGCTGTTCAGGCGAACCTTCAGGATATCGGCGTTGATGTAGATGAAACTGAGACGCCTTTGCTATACGCGCCTGTCAACCCATCAGAGCAGGTAGGTGTATTAGAGGTGGCGGCAGAGCCTACAGACAGCAAGACAGCACTTAGTGATGAGCAACAGGCAGGCCCTGTAGCAGAAGCCGTTACTGTTGCGACACTACAGACCGCGTTAGAAACACCGCCTTATAAAGCGGCTGGTTCGCTATTTGCCCCTGCGGTTTATGCGGGTGATTTTGCGGGCAATGATGTAGGTAAACCATATTTTGCTCTCGAAGCACAGGAAGATAGCTGGCTAAGACTGGTGGCGGAAGATGGCACTGAAATATGGGCAGGTGTTTTACGGGCAGGTGAAACCTACCGCCCCAAAGCAAAAGGGCCGTTGATGCTCTCTACCTCTAATGCGGGCGGTGTTATGTTGCATCTTGACGGCAAACACGGGCAGCTACTAGGGGACCGCGGTGCTGTGGTTACAAAGATGCAAATTGAGCAACCAGCCCAATTGAGCACCTTTAACCAGCGTAGTAGTCTTCCTGAAGGCTCTTGA
- the ispG gene encoding flavodoxin-dependent (E)-4-hydroxy-3-methylbut-2-enyl-diphosphate synthase, whose translation MVSIRPWRDVIRRKSRQIMVGNVPVGGDAPITVQTMTNTLTSDPRATLNQIRLAEEAGVDIIRVSCPDEESTAAMPTICREAKVPIVADIHFHYKRALEAADAGAACLRINPGNIGSSERVKEVVRAAKANGCSMRIGVNAGSLEKHLLEKYGEPCPEALVESALEHARILEDNDFFEFKISVKASDVFLAVAAYQGLADACDYPLHLGITEAGGLRGGTVKSSIGIGSLLWAGIGDTIRVSLSAEPEEEVKVGFEMLKSLGLRHRGVQIISCPSCARQAFPVIKTVEVLEQRLGHIHTPLSLSIIGCVVNGPGEARETDIGLTGGGNGNHMVYLSGMTDHKITDDKLVDHIVELVEEKAAQIEAANAASAAAH comes from the coding sequence TTGGTGAGCATTCGCCCGTGGAGAGATGTGATTAGAAGGAAATCCCGCCAGATAATGGTTGGGAATGTTCCTGTTGGTGGCGATGCGCCGATCACGGTACAAACCATGACCAACACCTTAACGTCTGATCCACGTGCGACCTTGAACCAGATCAGGCTCGCAGAAGAGGCCGGTGTTGATATTATCCGTGTTTCTTGCCCGGATGAAGAATCAACCGCAGCCATGCCTACCATTTGCCGTGAAGCAAAGGTGCCAATTGTTGCCGATATTCACTTTCACTATAAACGCGCGCTTGAAGCGGCTGATGCTGGCGCTGCTTGCCTCCGCATTAACCCCGGTAATATTGGGTCGTCAGAGCGGGTGAAAGAGGTTGTTCGGGCTGCCAAAGCTAATGGCTGTTCTATGCGGATTGGCGTTAATGCCGGGTCGCTTGAGAAGCATTTACTGGAAAAATACGGTGAGCCTTGCCCCGAAGCATTGGTTGAAAGTGCGCTTGAGCATGCCCGCATTCTTGAAGATAATGACTTTTTTGAATTTAAAATCAGCGTGAAAGCTTCAGACGTGTTTCTGGCGGTTGCTGCCTATCAGGGCCTTGCCGATGCGTGTGATTATCCGCTTCATCTTGGTATTACCGAAGCGGGCGGCCTTCGCGGCGGCACAGTGAAATCATCTATTGGTATAGGCTCGCTTTTGTGGGCAGGTATTGGTGATACTATTCGTGTATCACTGTCGGCTGAGCCTGAAGAAGAAGTGAAAGTAGGCTTTGAAATGCTGAAATCCCTTGGGCTGCGGCACCGGGGTGTTCAAATAATTTCCTGCCCGTCCTGCGCACGACAGGCTTTTCCGGTCATTAAGACAGTTGAAGTTCTTGAGCAGCGTTTAGGCCATATTCACACGCCGCTTAGTTTGTCGATTATTGGCTGCGTTGTAAACGGTCCGGGCGAAGCACGCGAAACAGATATTGGCCTCACAGGCGGTGGCAATGGTAACCACATGGTTTATCTGTCAGGGATGACGGACCATAAAATTACCGATGATAAACTGGTTGATCATATCGTTGAACTGGTCGAAGAAAAAGCAGCACAAATTGAAGCTGCAAACGCGGCAAGCGCTGCGGCGCATTAG
- the hisS gene encoding histidine--tRNA ligase, which produces MSKLQPARGTRDIFGVEARHMTAVVDTFKRVATSYGFEELATPIFEFTEVYKRPLGEASDIVSKEMYTFEDRGGEELTLRPEFTAGVCRAFISNGMQQNTPCRLMSHGPAFRYERPQKGRYRQFHQINAELLGQADPEADVDMIAMAWRILKDLDIAGNVVLHLNTLGDKESRDAYRAALVTYLEGFKDKLSEDSLRRLETNPLRILDSKDEGDREIIAGAPLLSECLNEVSQKFFETVKKGIAAAGVPFVHDERLVRGMDYYTHTAFEFVTDALGAQGTVLAGGRYDGLIEQLGGPATPGIGWAGGIERLAMLSEKGVAPAAATILMPMGEAATLKAIELAEVLRDAGANVMSDRSGNLKKRMNRADKSGAAFAIIIGDTELEAGVAAVKSLSTGEQTDVPFGELAEHVTR; this is translated from the coding sequence GTGTCCAAGCTGCAACCAGCGCGCGGTACGCGTGATATTTTTGGGGTCGAGGCCCGCCACATGACAGCGGTGGTTGATACATTCAAGCGCGTTGCTACGTCATATGGCTTTGAAGAGTTGGCAACCCCGATATTTGAATTCACGGAAGTGTACAAGCGCCCTCTTGGGGAAGCGTCTGATATTGTTTCAAAAGAAATGTACACGTTTGAGGACAGGGGCGGCGAGGAGCTAACCTTGCGACCAGAGTTTACAGCAGGTGTGTGCAGGGCCTTCATTTCAAACGGTATGCAGCAAAATACACCGTGCCGGTTAATGAGCCATGGCCCTGCTTTTCGCTATGAGCGCCCGCAAAAAGGCCGTTACCGCCAGTTTCACCAGATTAACGCCGAACTTTTAGGGCAGGCTGACCCGGAAGCTGATGTTGATATGATCGCAATGGCATGGAGAATTTTGAAAGATCTGGATATTGCAGGGAATGTCGTGCTGCACCTTAACACGCTTGGTGATAAGGAAAGCCGTGATGCTTACAGGGCCGCACTGGTAACGTATCTTGAGGGCTTTAAAGACAAGCTTTCGGAAGATAGCCTGCGCAGACTGGAAACCAATCCACTTCGTATTCTTGATAGTAAGGATGAGGGCGACCGCGAGATTATTGCCGGTGCGCCGTTGTTGTCAGAGTGTCTTAATGAGGTGTCTCAGAAGTTTTTTGAAACCGTTAAAAAAGGCATAGCCGCTGCAGGGGTGCCGTTCGTGCACGACGAAAGGCTGGTGCGAGGCATGGATTATTACACGCACACGGCTTTTGAGTTTGTAACTGATGCGCTTGGTGCACAGGGAACCGTGCTTGCGGGTGGTCGCTATGACGGCCTTATCGAGCAATTAGGTGGGCCAGCCACACCAGGTATTGGCTGGGCTGGCGGGATCGAGCGCCTTGCCATGCTTTCAGAAAAAGGTGTGGCCCCTGCGGCAGCCACGATTTTGATGCCCATGGGGGAAGCTGCAACCCTGAAAGCAATTGAGCTTGCCGAGGTGCTGCGCGATGCCGGGGCTAATGTTATGTCTGACCGTTCAGGCAATCTCAAAAAACGTATGAACAGGGCTGATAAATCAGGCGCGGCGTTTGCCATTATTATTGGCGATACTGAACTTGAAGCAGGGGTTGCCGCCGTGAAAAGCCTGTCAACGGGCGAGCAAACAGATGTACCTTTCGGTGAGCTTGCCGAACATGTAACGCGCTAA
- the prfA gene encoding peptide chain release factor 1, translated as MISNEQIQSLLDRHNYLSHSLTTPDEFTNEEFVKLSKEYSDLGPIIEAAKELQDGRSELADLADMMKGDDPEMRDLAEAEFYDLKERLPEMDKALSILLLPKDAADERSAILEIRAGTGGDEAALFAGDLYRMYERFSDSQGWKIEMISASASEVGGFKEVIANVTGKGVFAKMKFESGVHRVQRIPSTESGGRIHTSAATVAVLPEAEEVDLDIRPEDLRIDTMRASGSGGQHVNTTDSAVRITHIPTGIMVVQAEKSQHKNRDKAMKILRARLYDMEREKIANERSANRRSQVGSGDRSERIRTYNFPQGRVTDHRVGLTLHKLDQIMAGDGLTEMVNVLIDADQAAKLSEMEAAL; from the coding sequence GTGATTTCAAACGAACAGATTCAAAGCCTTCTGGACCGCCATAATTATTTGTCTCATTCGCTGACGACACCGGACGAGTTTACAAATGAGGAATTTGTTAAACTGAGTAAGGAATATTCTGATCTTGGGCCGATCATAGAAGCCGCCAAAGAGTTGCAGGATGGCCGTAGTGAACTTGCTGACCTCGCTGACATGATGAAGGGGGATGACCCCGAAATGCGCGACCTTGCAGAAGCCGAATTTTATGACCTTAAGGAACGCCTGCCTGAAATGGATAAGGCTTTATCTATTCTGCTATTACCCAAAGATGCAGCTGATGAACGCTCGGCTATTCTGGAAATTCGTGCCGGTACTGGCGGCGATGAAGCGGCGCTGTTTGCGGGTGACCTGTACCGTATGTATGAGCGCTTTTCTGACAGTCAGGGCTGGAAAATTGAAATGATTTCGGCCTCAGCTTCCGAGGTGGGTGGTTTTAAAGAGGTTATTGCGAACGTGACTGGCAAGGGTGTGTTTGCCAAAATGAAGTTTGAATCTGGTGTGCACCGTGTACAGCGTATACCGTCGACAGAATCCGGCGGTCGTATTCATACAAGTGCGGCAACTGTTGCTGTTTTGCCTGAGGCTGAAGAAGTTGATCTTGATATTCGCCCGGAAGACCTGCGTATTGATACCATGCGGGCATCAGGTTCTGGTGGTCAGCACGTAAACACCACAGATTCGGCCGTCAGAATTACCCATATACCTACCGGTATTATGGTGGTGCAGGCTGAGAAATCGCAGCATAAAAACCGCGATAAAGCGATGAAGATTTTGCGCGCCCGCCTTTATGATATGGAGCGTGAAAAAATTGCAAATGAACGATCTGCAAATCGCCGATCTCAGGTTGGTTCTGGCGATCGTTCTGAGCGTATTCGCACCTATAATTTCCCGCAGGGACGTGTAACTGACCACCGGGTAGGGCTTACGCTGCATAAGCTGGATCAGATTATGGCGGGTGATGGCTTGACAGAAATGGTGAATGTACTGATTGATGCAGATCAGGCGGCTAAACTTTCAGAAATGGAAGCTGCCCTTTGA
- the prmC gene encoding peptide chain release factor N(5)-glutamine methyltransferase, protein MSDRASAFVLKAASLELSSVGIQTARLDAEILLAHVLKCDRLALFSRDIELTDEQALDFKHCLTRRLRFEPVSYITGMQPFWSLDFKVNEHVLIPRPDTETLIEAVLKQRPQKPALQILDLGTGSGCILLSLLAELGDARGVGADMAGEAIKVAQENAVLNGLAERASFVQSDWFSNIKRPAAGFDIIVSNPPYIMSDDIAGLMPDVKDFEPKTALDGGMDGLGPYRVIILEATKFLSKGGLLAVEFGIGQAGDIAALFEQAGYFEITTYPDLNGIDRVISGKNT, encoded by the coding sequence ATGAGCGACCGGGCGTCAGCTTTTGTTTTAAAGGCTGCTTCTCTGGAGCTTTCATCGGTTGGTATTCAAACCGCACGATTAGACGCAGAAATTTTGCTGGCTCATGTCTTGAAATGCGACCGTTTGGCGCTTTTTTCGCGCGACATTGAACTTACTGACGAGCAGGCGCTGGATTTCAAGCACTGCCTTACCAGAAGGCTAAGGTTCGAACCTGTGTCCTACATAACCGGGATGCAGCCTTTCTGGAGCCTTGACTTTAAAGTTAACGAGCATGTTTTAATACCGCGCCCTGATACTGAAACCCTTATAGAAGCAGTTTTAAAACAGAGGCCGCAAAAACCAGCGCTACAAATCCTTGATTTAGGAACAGGAAGTGGCTGTATTTTACTGAGTTTACTGGCGGAACTGGGTGATGCCCGAGGTGTAGGCGCCGATATGGCCGGAGAAGCGATAAAGGTTGCTCAGGAAAATGCGGTTTTGAATGGCTTGGCAGAGCGCGCGAGCTTTGTTCAAAGTGATTGGTTTTCAAATATTAAACGCCCAGCCGCCGGTTTTGATATAATAGTATCTAACCCTCCCTATATTATGAGTGATGATATTGCGGGTTTGATGCCAGATGTTAAAGACTTTGAACCCAAAACCGCGCTTGACGGCGGCATGGATGGGTTAGGCCCTTACAGGGTTATTATTTTGGAAGCCACAAAGTTTTTGTCAAAGGGTGGGCTGCTGGCGGTCGAGTTTGGTATTGGGCAGGCAGGCGATATTGCCGCTTTATTTGAGCAGGCAGGCTATTTTGAAATCACAACATATCCAGATTTGAACGGTATTGATCGGGTTATTAGCGGAAAAAACACTTAA
- a CDS encoding DUF4167 domain-containing protein: MTQPQNARKQRARPAARKGGGRNSSNGMSNGPGNNRPDNRVRGNPKQSLEKYKNQAREALQSGDRMMAEYYFQFADHYQRVLNEMQGNNRDNDSDNDSDNQNQNHNQHQNQNQNQNQNQGRRGGRNRRNWDNDSSANTDNGNGVAPEQKVAVAKAPDEVKKAETAALAPTPVEKETIAEKPKRQPRAKKVAPVDPAKAEQPAEVHPELDLGATEAVAEKPKRRAPVRRKKPVASDAGTATEAPKDDAAA; encoded by the coding sequence ATGACACAGCCTCAAAATGCGCGAAAACAGCGCGCACGTCCCGCAGCACGCAAAGGTGGCGGTAGAAATAGTAGTAATGGAATGAGTAATGGACCGGGGAACAACCGCCCAGATAATAGGGTGAGGGGAAACCCAAAGCAGTCTCTTGAGAAATACAAGAATCAGGCACGTGAGGCTCTTCAGTCTGGCGACCGTATGATGGCTGAATACTATTTTCAGTTCGCTGATCACTATCAGCGGGTTTTGAATGAAATGCAGGGCAATAATCGGGATAATGATTCCGATAATGATTCCGACAACCAGAATCAAAACCATAACCAGCATCAGAACCAAAACCAAAACCAAAACCAAAATCAGGGCCGCCGGGGTGGCAGAAACCGCAGAAACTGGGATAATGACAGTTCTGCTAATACTGATAACGGTAACGGCGTGGCACCAGAGCAAAAGGTTGCGGTAGCAAAAGCTCCCGATGAGGTTAAAAAAGCTGAAACAGCGGCGCTGGCACCTACTCCTGTAGAAAAAGAGACAATAGCGGAAAAACCAAAGCGTCAGCCGCGTGCTAAAAAGGTAGCCCCGGTTGATCCTGCAAAGGCAGAACAACCAGCCGAGGTTCACCCGGAACTTGATTTAGGCGCAACGGAAGCAGTGGCTGAAAAGCCAAAGCGCCGTGCACCTGTCAGGCGTAAGAAACCTGTGGCGAGCGATGCTGGCACGGCTACCGAAGCACCAAAAGATGACGCCGCAGCCTAA
- the clpB gene encoding ATP-dependent chaperone ClpB produces MNIEHYTERTRGFIQSAQGLAIRENHQRFTPEHLLKVLLDDKEGLAANLIRAAGGKPEEALAATEKALAKLPKIEGSGAGQLHLDPLTAQTFAKAEEIAEKAGDKYVTAERLLLALLLMPKSASADILKAANVTAEGLNKAINKIRQGRTADSASAENAYDALKRFAQDLTERAREGKLDPVIGRDEEIRRTIQVLSRRTKNNPVLIGEPGVGKTAIAEGLALRIANGDVPDSLKDKRIMALDMGALIAGAKYRGEFEERLKGVLQEVSHGGGDVILFIDEMHTLVGAGKTDGAMDASNLLKPALARGELHCIGATTLNEYRKYVEKDAALERRFQPVMVLEPTVEDAISILRGLKEKYELHHGVRITDGAIVAAATLSNRYITDRFLPDKAIDLMDEAAARLRMETESKPVEIDELDRKIIQLKIEREAMKKEKDEGAKVRLSDIEKELADLEQKSAELTARWQSEKDKIAGGQQVKEQLDRARIELEQAQRSGDYAKAGELQHGVIPDLERRLQFSADHVEESNLLREEVTDQDIAGVVSRWTGVPVDRMLEGEREKLLNMETALAGRVIGQTEALEAVSNSVRRARAGLQDPNRPLGSFMFLGPTGVGKTELTKALAAFLFNDDTAMLRIDMSEFMEKHSVARLIGAPPGYVGYEEGGTLTEAVRRRPYQVILFDEIEKAHPDVFNVLLQVLDDGRLTDGQGRTVDFSNTLIILTSNLGSHLIAELPDGVPVEDVRGKVMDVVKASFRPEFINRLDEIILFHRLERSDMAGIVDIQLARLQKLLDDRKITLTVTDDARIWLADAGYDPVYGARPLKRTVQKYVQDKLAEQILRGDIKPGDTVNVGLGDKDLLIAPLKAQASAA; encoded by the coding sequence ATGAATATTGAACACTATACCGAACGTACACGGGGCTTTATACAGTCAGCGCAAGGCTTGGCTATCCGTGAAAATCATCAGCGGTTTACACCAGAGCACCTGCTTAAAGTTCTTCTTGATGACAAGGAAGGCTTGGCCGCGAATCTAATACGGGCAGCGGGCGGCAAGCCAGAGGAAGCGCTTGCGGCAACCGAAAAGGCGCTTGCAAAATTACCTAAAATAGAAGGCAGCGGGGCAGGGCAATTGCACCTAGACCCGTTAACAGCGCAGACCTTTGCCAAGGCAGAAGAGATTGCAGAAAAAGCAGGCGATAAATATGTAACCGCTGAGCGATTACTGCTCGCACTTTTGTTAATGCCTAAATCTGCCTCGGCAGATATTTTGAAGGCCGCGAATGTTACAGCCGAGGGGCTTAATAAAGCCATTAATAAAATCAGACAGGGTCGCACAGCAGATAGCGCCTCTGCAGAAAATGCTTATGATGCTTTAAAGCGGTTTGCACAAGACCTGACAGAGCGTGCGCGCGAGGGGAAGCTTGACCCGGTTATTGGGCGCGATGAAGAAATTCGCCGCACCATTCAGGTATTGTCGCGCCGCACAAAAAACAACCCGGTTTTGATCGGTGAGCCTGGTGTGGGTAAAACAGCGATTGCTGAAGGACTTGCTCTTAGAATTGCTAATGGCGATGTGCCGGATAGCCTTAAAGACAAACGCATTATGGCGCTTGATATGGGCGCGCTTATTGCGGGCGCTAAATACCGCGGCGAATTTGAAGAGCGTCTCAAGGGCGTGTTGCAGGAAGTATCGCACGGTGGCGGCGATGTTATTCTCTTTATTGATGAGATGCACACACTGGTTGGTGCCGGTAAAACAGACGGTGCAATGGACGCTTCTAATTTGTTGAAGCCTGCTCTTGCCCGGGGTGAACTGCACTGTATTGGCGCAACTACACTGAATGAATACCGCAAATATGTAGAAAAGGATGCCGCTTTGGAACGCCGGTTCCAGCCTGTGATGGTGCTTGAGCCTACGGTCGAGGATGCGATTTCCATTCTGCGCGGCCTTAAGGAAAAGTATGAACTGCACCACGGCGTTCGCATTACAGATGGCGCTATTGTTGCGGCGGCTACACTTTCGAACCGCTACATTACAGATCGTTTCTTGCCGGATAAAGCGATCGACCTGATGGACGAAGCGGCTGCGCGCCTGCGTATGGAAACCGAATCAAAGCCTGTTGAGATTGACGAGTTGGATAGAAAAATCATCCAGCTTAAAATTGAACGCGAAGCGATGAAAAAAGAAAAAGACGAAGGAGCCAAGGTTCGCCTTTCTGACATTGAAAAAGAACTTGCTGATTTGGAACAAAAGTCAGCAGAGCTAACAGCACGGTGGCAGTCTGAAAAAGACAAGATCGCCGGTGGCCAACAGGTTAAGGAACAGCTGGACCGCGCCCGTATCGAGCTGGAGCAGGCGCAGCGTAGTGGTGATTATGCCAAAGCTGGCGAATTGCAGCACGGTGTTATCCCTGACCTTGAGCGCAGGCTACAGTTCTCTGCTGACCATGTAGAGGAATCAAACCTGCTGCGTGAAGAAGTAACAGATCAGGATATTGCAGGTGTTGTGTCCCGGTGGACAGGCGTGCCTGTTGATAGAATGCTGGAAGGTGAACGAGAAAAGCTTCTTAATATGGAAACGGCACTCGCTGGCCGGGTGATCGGGCAAACCGAGGCACTTGAAGCTGTTTCAAACAGCGTGAGGCGCGCGCGTGCTGGCTTGCAGGACCCTAACCGGCCTCTTGGCAGTTTCATGTTCTTGGGGCCAACCGGTGTCGGGAAAACAGAACTGACCAAAGCCCTTGCCGCCTTTCTCTTTAACGATGATACAGCGATGCTGCGGATCGACATGTCGGAGTTTATGGAGAAACATTCTGTTGCACGGCTGATTGGTGCACCTCCAGGCTATGTTGGTTATGAGGAGGGTGGCACCCTAACCGAAGCTGTGCGCAGGCGGCCCTATCAGGTGATATTGTTCGACGAGATCGAAAAAGCACACCCGGATGTCTTTAATGTGCTTTTGCAGGTGCTTGATGATGGACGTTTGACCGACGGTCAGGGGCGAACAGTGGATTTCAGCAATACACTGATTATTCTGACCTCTAACCTTGGGTCACATTTGATTGCCGAACTGCCTGACGGTGTGCCGGTAGAGGATGTACGCGGTAAGGTGATGGATGTTGTGAAAGCATCATTTAGACCCGAATTTATCAATAGGCTTGATGAGATCATTTTGTTCCACAGGCTTGAGCGGTCTGATATGGCGGGTATCGTTGATATTCAGCTTGCCCGGCTGCAAAAGCTTTTGGATGACCGAAAGATAACTCTAACGGTAACAGATGATGCTCGCATCTGGCTTGCTGATGCGGGCTATGATCCTGTTTACGGGGCGAGGCCTTTAAAGCGCACTGTGCAAAAATATGTTCAGGATAAACTTGCAGAGCAGATTTTACGGGGTGACATCAAGCCGGGCGATACAGTGAATGTTGGGCTTGGCGATAAAGACTTGCTGATAGCGCCGTTGAAAGCTCAGGCGAGCGCGGCCTGA
- a CDS encoding M23 family metallopeptidase produces MPTRQQIYHWFSTQISAIRISSAFRRAVKASESPKGFLLIAAFGLMLLLVYKLPDGGTMDNGTGPLAEIAPDALAENESLLSIEEADGAYDTGIPTLESLKLNRNETLIGLLNRAGISNANANTAVIQLKKVTNLRKLRPGQEIKLIRNTDAPDTVAELRLRDSFSEEAVLVMGEEGYSATRTPFMTYGLTRFAEGEITDNLYMSAKREGVPDKVIIELIRMLSFDVDFEREIREGDHFEIYFERSFAPGFNDIEDGRILEAVLTLSNRTLEAFYFKDKNGDEDYFSADGKSTRRALMKTPLDVAVVTSSYGSRKHPVLGYTRMHKGVDFRAPTGTPIMAAGDGVIEMASRNGSYGNYIRIRHNGDYKTAYGHLSRYGTGVKKGKHVKQGQVIGYSGATGRVTAAHLHYEVLLNNKQVNPLTLKLPTGRTLKGEELMAFQGSRDVILAEIDQVRNMQLALASTADDTSPVGAASTAAR; encoded by the coding sequence ATGCCAACACGGCAGCAAATTTATCACTGGTTCTCCACCCAAATTTCCGCCATTCGTATCTCTTCTGCTTTTCGCAGAGCAGTAAAAGCGAGTGAGTCGCCCAAAGGCTTTCTCTTGATAGCAGCCTTTGGCCTTATGCTATTACTTGTCTATAAGCTGCCTGACGGTGGCACTATGGATAATGGGACCGGCCCTCTAGCGGAAATAGCGCCAGACGCACTGGCGGAGAATGAAAGCTTACTCTCTATAGAAGAAGCAGACGGAGCATATGACACCGGCATACCGACACTGGAAAGCCTAAAATTAAACCGTAATGAAACTCTGATCGGCCTTTTAAACCGCGCCGGCATTTCAAATGCCAACGCCAACACGGCTGTTATACAGCTTAAAAAGGTGACCAACCTTAGAAAGCTTCGCCCCGGCCAAGAAATAAAACTGATTAGAAACACTGACGCCCCTGATACAGTGGCTGAACTTCGTCTCCGTGATTCATTCTCGGAAGAAGCTGTTCTGGTTATGGGCGAAGAAGGGTACAGCGCAACACGCACACCCTTTATGACATATGGTCTGACGCGATTCGCTGAAGGCGAAATTACAGATAACCTCTATATGTCTGCAAAACGCGAAGGGGTGCCTGACAAGGTAATCATCGAACTGATCCGGATGCTGAGCTTTGATGTCGATTTTGAACGCGAAATTCGCGAAGGCGATCATTTTGAAATTTATTTTGAACGCAGCTTTGCTCCCGGCTTTAACGATATAGAAGACGGCCGGATTCTAGAAGCTGTGCTGACCCTCAGCAACCGGACCCTTGAAGCCTTTTATTTTAAAGATAAAAATGGTGATGAGGATTATTTCAGCGCTGATGGCAAAAGCACACGCCGGGCTTTGATGAAAACCCCGCTGGATGTAGCCGTCGTTACATCATCTTACGGATCGAGAAAGCACCCTGTTCTTGGTTATACACGGATGCATAAAGGCGTCGATTTCAGGGCCCCAACGGGCACCCCGATTATGGCAGCAGGGGATGGTGTTATTGAAATGGCTTCCCGCAATGGCAGCTACGGTAATTATATTCGTATCCGCCATAATGGTGATTATAAAACAGCGTATGGCCACCTTAGCCGGTACGGCACAGGTGTTAAAAAGGGTAAACATGTCAAGCAGGGGCAAGTTATTGGCTATTCTGGTGCAACAGGCAGGGTAACCGCCGCACACTTGCACTATGAAGTATTGCTGAACAATAAGCAGGTGAACCCGCTTACCCTGAAGTTGCCAACAGGCCGCACCCTAAAGGGTGAAGAACTAATGGCTTTTCAAGGATCCCGCGATGTCATTCTTGCGGAAATTGATCAGGTTAGAAATATGCAGCTCGCGCTGGCAAGCACAGCAGACGACACATCGCCTGTTGGTGCGGCTTCAACAGCCGCGCGCTAA